From a region of the Nonlabens dokdonensis DSW-6 genome:
- a CDS encoding response regulator, with protein sequence MFKKVLISDDYSSINQGVLAVLEEAGIHNIKQVQYCDDAYLEIKSAILKQEPYDLFITDLNFKTDHRKQKYASGEALSAQLKKEYPDFPIIVYSVEDRLQKVRYLINSVKVNAFVCKGRDGLKDLSSAIHAVDQHDIFLSSYVQQALNSRNNLEINDYDIELLSLLASGQSKEAISNHFKSAGFSPSGLSSIEKKQAKLQIQFGANNAIHLISIVKDLGLI encoded by the coding sequence ATGTTTAAGAAAGTATTGATTTCAGATGATTACAGTAGTATCAATCAAGGTGTACTTGCTGTTTTAGAAGAAGCAGGAATTCATAATATAAAACAAGTACAGTATTGCGATGATGCTTATCTTGAAATTAAAAGCGCAATTCTTAAGCAAGAACCCTATGATTTATTCATAACAGATTTGAATTTTAAGACCGATCATCGCAAACAAAAATACGCTTCTGGCGAGGCGCTAAGTGCCCAACTTAAAAAAGAATATCCTGACTTTCCGATAATTGTATATTCTGTAGAAGATCGTTTGCAAAAAGTACGCTACTTAATTAACTCAGTAAAAGTAAATGCATTTGTATGTAAAGGTAGAGATGGTTTAAAAGATTTATCCAGTGCTATACACGCAGTTGATCAACATGACATATTTCTCTCATCATATGTGCAACAAGCCTTAAATTCTAGAAATAATTTAGAGATAAATGATTATGATATTGAATTGTTATCATTACTCGCTTCAGGTCAGTCTAAAGAAGCTATAAGCAATCATTTTAAAAGCGCTGGATTCTCTCCAAGTGGCTTAAGCTCCATAGAAAAAAAACAAGCTAAACTT